A portion of the Microlunatus phosphovorus NM-1 genome contains these proteins:
- a CDS encoding YciI family protein yields the protein MTQYMMSVYGPADYAEYGTYPSEEAMKQAMADTGKFNERLQEQGYWVFANGLAQATTATVVDGQGAEPVITDGPYLESKEYLGGFWIIEAPDLDVALRLAAEGSKACRGKVEVRPFQG from the coding sequence ATGACCCAGTACATGATGTCGGTCTACGGACCGGCCGACTACGCCGAGTACGGCACCTATCCCTCGGAGGAGGCGATGAAGCAAGCCATGGCCGACACCGGCAAGTTCAACGAGCGGCTGCAGGAGCAGGGCTACTGGGTGTTCGCGAACGGTCTGGCGCAGGCGACGACCGCGACGGTCGTCGACGGGCAGGGCGCTGAGCCGGTGATCACTGACGGCCCCTATCTGGAGTCCAAGGAATACCTCGGCGGCTTCTGGATCATCGAAGCCCCTGACCTCGATGTCGCGCTGCGGCTTGCCGCAGAGGGCTCGAAGGCGTGCCGGGGCAAGGTCGAGGTGCGTCCCTTCCAGGGCTGA
- a CDS encoding ATP-binding protein, which produces MTPASRLFIGRTAELAALTDWWEQARSGGGAQLGIVTAEAGGGKTALLEEWVTRLQTRHQGPAPVIGWGQCVELFDADEPYLPILEALSSMCHGPHRDEVIAVLRRCASSWLVQLPGVLDEASRAELWQALPRSFSRPGMFAELDIALTELSSAYPLLLVLEDLHLADRPTVELVSYLARRRSRVNVLLLGSCRPAEVLTKAHRLRSVIQDLGTRGLCQRLRLEPWSAVDVATFLADWHSPRTVTPELAIEIAERTEGNPLFVVALCRHLEGRHLDDEGRLVLDDQVVRAAGRLGALGVPDEVRLMLQRQIDDLDQADRAILAVAAAVGEEFAIESVGAGLTGQLTVVEVEERCAALARQGSLLRSSEPVEWPDGTVTGRCRFTHQMYREALYDLLGPARRVQVHRAIGARLTAGYGGGSEEIASELAGHHERGRDYPQAVAELTTAARVAMSRAAYPEAHDLVRRALSLLEQVPGGPGRERLELQLRRASVVAVASVWGWREPDAIVDCLRLSELAVAHEDVSAQVTALLGLHNIAMVRGDGKAREDAAAEVLSLAQRTRDPTAGLIAHLLQCYIGSRVGDCAAMWEHARRILELAPGRTDPELALVLGEQPAVAAHQLGAIALWQLGHPDQARRHVAAALTDARTLAIPVDVARALWYAAVIHTLCGDAPRVAELAIELEDLSVEHDLQLWRAGGSVLGGWAAATLGDVEAGLARLRTGVAGWARFARLGSTFHACVAADAFLSIGHVEEARSAVAAGLAAVASDGERQSEPELLRLHGELLLVSGEPDSAERELNRALVLTRQRSARGWQLRAATSLARLWRQQGRTAEAAELLAGVLEWFDEGHDTRDLRTAGVIVAL; this is translated from the coding sequence GTGACCCCCGCCAGCCGATTGTTCATCGGGCGGACAGCCGAGCTGGCGGCCCTGACCGACTGGTGGGAACAGGCCCGCAGCGGTGGCGGCGCGCAGCTGGGCATCGTCACGGCCGAGGCGGGCGGCGGCAAGACCGCCCTCCTCGAGGAATGGGTGACTCGGCTCCAAACGCGTCACCAAGGGCCGGCGCCGGTGATCGGGTGGGGTCAGTGCGTCGAACTGTTTGACGCGGATGAGCCCTACCTGCCGATCCTCGAAGCACTGAGCTCGATGTGCCACGGTCCGCACAGGGACGAGGTCATAGCGGTGCTGCGTCGTTGCGCCTCGAGTTGGCTGGTGCAGCTGCCGGGAGTGCTTGACGAGGCATCTCGCGCCGAGCTATGGCAGGCACTACCGCGCTCCTTCTCACGCCCAGGCATGTTTGCCGAGCTCGACATCGCGCTGACCGAGCTGAGTTCCGCGTACCCGCTGCTGCTGGTGCTGGAGGATCTGCACCTTGCCGACCGACCGACCGTCGAGCTGGTCAGCTATCTGGCTCGACGCCGGAGCCGAGTAAACGTCCTGCTCCTCGGTAGCTGCCGGCCGGCGGAGGTGTTGACGAAGGCTCACCGGCTCCGCTCGGTGATCCAGGATCTGGGGACCCGAGGTCTGTGCCAGCGTCTCAGGCTGGAGCCCTGGTCGGCGGTGGACGTCGCCACCTTCCTTGCCGACTGGCACTCCCCGCGGACCGTGACCCCCGAACTGGCCATCGAGATCGCCGAGCGGACCGAGGGGAATCCCTTGTTCGTCGTGGCTCTCTGTCGTCATCTGGAGGGCCGCCATCTTGACGACGAAGGTCGGCTGGTGCTGGACGACCAGGTGGTGCGAGCAGCTGGCCGGCTCGGCGCGCTCGGCGTCCCTGACGAGGTGCGGCTGATGCTGCAGCGGCAGATCGACGATCTCGATCAGGCTGATCGCGCGATCCTTGCCGTCGCGGCAGCGGTGGGGGAGGAGTTCGCGATCGAGTCGGTGGGTGCTGGCCTGACCGGACAGCTGACGGTGGTGGAGGTGGAGGAGCGGTGCGCGGCACTCGCCCGCCAGGGCTCCCTGCTGCGCTCCTCGGAGCCCGTTGAGTGGCCGGACGGCACAGTGACCGGTCGGTGCCGCTTCACCCACCAGATGTATCGGGAAGCGCTGTACGACCTGCTCGGCCCGGCCCGCCGGGTCCAGGTGCATCGAGCCATCGGAGCCCGTCTGACTGCTGGCTATGGCGGCGGCAGCGAGGAGATCGCGTCCGAGTTGGCCGGCCATCATGAGCGTGGCCGGGACTACCCGCAAGCGGTGGCCGAGCTGACCACCGCGGCTCGGGTCGCCATGAGCCGCGCCGCGTACCCCGAGGCGCATGACCTTGTCCGGCGTGCACTGTCGCTGCTGGAGCAGGTTCCTGGTGGACCCGGACGGGAGCGGCTCGAATTGCAGCTGCGCCGCGCGTCGGTGGTGGCAGTGGCGTCGGTGTGGGGATGGCGGGAGCCGGACGCAATCGTCGACTGCCTCCGGCTGTCGGAGCTGGCGGTCGCCCACGAAGACGTGTCGGCGCAGGTCACGGCCTTGCTGGGTCTGCACAACATCGCCATGGTGCGTGGCGACGGCAAGGCACGGGAGGACGCCGCAGCCGAGGTGCTGAGTCTGGCTCAGCGGACCCGTGATCCCACCGCGGGACTCATCGCCCATCTTCTGCAGTGCTATATCGGCAGTCGAGTCGGTGACTGCGCGGCCATGTGGGAACACGCCCGGCGCATCCTCGAGCTTGCGCCTGGCCGGACGGACCCGGAGCTCGCGCTGGTCCTCGGTGAGCAGCCGGCTGTCGCCGCCCACCAGCTCGGCGCGATCGCGCTTTGGCAACTCGGCCATCCCGACCAGGCCCGTCGCCATGTCGCGGCGGCCCTGACGGACGCTCGTACGCTTGCGATCCCCGTCGACGTCGCGCGGGCACTGTGGTACGCGGCGGTCATCCACACCCTCTGCGGAGACGCCCCGCGGGTGGCGGAGCTGGCGATCGAGTTGGAAGACCTCAGCGTCGAGCATGACCTCCAGCTGTGGCGGGCGGGCGGTTCCGTGCTCGGTGGCTGGGCCGCCGCGACGCTGGGCGACGTCGAGGCGGGGCTTGCGCGGCTGCGTACGGGAGTTGCCGGCTGGGCGCGGTTCGCCCGGTTGGGCAGCACCTTCCATGCCTGCGTGGCGGCGGACGCCTTCCTCAGCATCGGCCACGTCGAGGAGGCACGGTCGGCCGTCGCTGCGGGACTGGCCGCAGTGGCAAGCGACGGAGAGCGGCAGAGCGAGCCCGAGTTGCTGCGGCTGCACGGCGAACTGCTTCTGGTGTCGGGTGAACCGGACAGCGCGGAACGCGAGCTGAACCGAGCCCTCGTTCTCACCAGGCAGCGGTCGGCGCGCGGGTGGCAGTTGCGTGCGGCTACCAGCCTGGCGCGGTTGTGGCGACAGCAGGGCCGGACCGCGGAGGCGGCAGAGCTGTTGGCCGGTGTCCTCGAGTGGTTCGACGAAGGCCATGACACCCGCGATCTGCGTACCGCTGGGGTTATCGTCGCGTTGTGA
- a CDS encoding iron-containing alcohol dehydrogenase, protein MTRFELAIPGDVRFGGGRLSEVPDALAGWGARRVLLVTGRSPDRAAALVEGLQTRGLVVTRYAVSGEPSIQVVRDGVAAAAGCDAVVGFGGGSAIDVAKAVAVLAVRGADPLEHLEVIGAGRPITAAGLPCVAIPTTAGTGSEVTRNSVLSGDGVKASLRSPLMLPRLAVVDPDLLLGVPVATIAASGMDALAQLIEPFLSRKANPVTDALARDGIVRSARSLRRARRDGMVDPSVREDLAIASLFGGLCLANAGLGAVHGFAAALGARLGAPHGAVCAAVLAPAIKVNLRAARRVRDRSAVTWFADLAVLLTGNPTARPEAAAGWLTELTTALQIPGLRTYGLTDADTAEVVAAAQRASSMKGNPIELTDDEVAEILARAT, encoded by the coding sequence GTGACCCGTTTCGAGCTGGCGATCCCTGGCGACGTCCGATTCGGTGGTGGGCGGCTGTCCGAGGTGCCCGATGCCCTCGCCGGCTGGGGCGCCCGCCGAGTGCTGCTGGTCACCGGCCGCTCGCCTGATCGTGCCGCTGCCCTGGTCGAGGGGCTCCAGACGCGCGGACTGGTTGTCACTCGATATGCAGTGTCCGGCGAGCCCAGCATCCAGGTCGTCCGAGACGGGGTCGCTGCAGCTGCGGGGTGCGACGCGGTCGTGGGGTTCGGCGGCGGTAGTGCGATCGACGTGGCCAAGGCGGTGGCCGTGCTGGCTGTCCGCGGGGCGGATCCGCTGGAGCACTTGGAGGTCATCGGTGCGGGCCGGCCGATCACTGCGGCCGGCCTGCCATGTGTGGCGATCCCGACCACGGCCGGCACCGGGTCGGAGGTCACCCGCAACTCCGTGCTGTCCGGCGACGGGGTGAAGGCCAGCCTGCGCAGCCCGCTGATGCTGCCGCGACTCGCGGTGGTCGATCCGGATCTGTTGCTCGGTGTGCCGGTGGCGACCATCGCCGCCAGCGGTATGGACGCGCTCGCTCAGCTGATCGAGCCTTTCCTGTCCCGCAAAGCCAATCCGGTCACCGATGCGCTCGCCCGGGACGGCATCGTCCGCTCCGCCCGCTCCCTACGTCGGGCTCGTAGAGACGGCATGGTCGATCCATCGGTGCGTGAGGATCTGGCGATCGCCAGCCTGTTCGGCGGGCTGTGCCTGGCGAACGCGGGCCTGGGCGCGGTGCATGGATTCGCGGCCGCCCTTGGTGCTCGGCTGGGCGCACCGCACGGCGCGGTATGCGCGGCGGTGCTGGCGCCGGCGATCAAGGTCAATCTGCGCGCGGCCCGCCGAGTGCGCGACCGATCGGCTGTCACTTGGTTCGCCGACCTGGCCGTCTTGCTGACCGGCAATCCCACCGCACGGCCGGAGGCGGCGGCCGGCTGGCTGACCGAGCTGACCACGGCCCTGCAGATCCCGGGACTGCGGACGTACGGATTGACCGACGCCGACACTGCCGAGGTGGTGGCCGCAGCCCAGCGGGCCAGCAGCATGAAGGGCAACCCGATCGAGTTGACCGACGACGAGGTCGCGGAGATCCTGGCTCGGGCCACCTGA
- a CDS encoding antibiotic biosynthesis monooxygenase gives MSFHRVGEEADFAAFAERVAADAAEDAGFFGWQASVLASPLLDWAIAVRFREESSVHDWLDRARDLITGSGYQRASIEFIIDGAPRTPGVVVVNEAVESGREAAFVETAEHLAQLERAQPGWEGSSVFPPGGILTSWSSVIRFRTESQLEAWLASPALTEALPRFQAHLSEEAKVTTATTFGSTLRVTDGKAVVTPDWKTALAILLVLYPTVMLLAKFVGPTLSAIAPQPWLGTFLNLAISIVLLTWVLMPLSARLLRRWLDPVEGAGVKVSLLGAAGVCAGYLLLFLIFGTVGFLQL, from the coding sequence ATGAGCTTCCACCGCGTGGGGGAGGAGGCCGATTTCGCCGCCTTCGCCGAGCGAGTCGCCGCGGACGCGGCTGAGGATGCCGGTTTCTTCGGATGGCAGGCGTCGGTGCTGGCCTCACCGCTGCTGGACTGGGCGATCGCGGTGCGCTTCCGCGAGGAGTCGTCGGTGCATGACTGGCTGGATCGCGCCCGCGACCTGATCACCGGCTCCGGCTATCAGCGCGCCAGTATCGAGTTCATCATCGACGGCGCTCCCCGTACGCCGGGGGTCGTGGTGGTGAACGAGGCCGTGGAGTCCGGCCGCGAAGCGGCCTTCGTGGAGACCGCCGAGCACCTGGCCCAACTGGAGCGAGCCCAGCCTGGTTGGGAGGGCTCTAGTGTCTTTCCGCCCGGCGGCATCCTGACATCTTGGTCATCGGTCATCCGGTTCCGGACGGAGAGCCAACTCGAAGCATGGCTGGCGTCCCCGGCATTGACCGAAGCCCTGCCACGCTTCCAGGCACACCTGAGTGAGGAGGCCAAGGTCACCACCGCCACGACGTTTGGCTCCACGCTTCGCGTCACCGACGGAAAGGCCGTCGTCACGCCCGACTGGAAGACCGCGCTCGCGATCCTGCTGGTGCTCTATCCCACGGTGATGCTGCTGGCGAAGTTCGTCGGTCCGACACTCAGCGCCATCGCCCCTCAGCCCTGGCTGGGGACCTTCCTCAACCTGGCGATCAGCATCGTGCTGCTGACCTGGGTGCTGATGCCACTGTCCGCACGTCTGCTCAGGCGCTGGCTCGATCCCGTCGAGGGCGCCGGGGTCAAGGTGAGCCTGCTCGGCGCCGCAGGAGTCTGTGCCGGTTACCTGCTCCTCTTCCTGATCTTCGGCACCGTCGGCTTCCTGCAGCTCTGA
- a CDS encoding RNA polymerase sigma factor, which translates to MTLIADAITRVYREEWARVVAGLARRLGDLDLAEEMAAEAFAVAVERWPADGVPPNPGAWITTTANRRAIDRLRRESRRDDKQQEAQMLLDDSPPEPVGVIEDDRLRLIFICCHPALGVDARIALTLRLVGGLTVAEIARAFLVQEATMGQRITRAKSKIKAAGIPYRVPSSEDLPARTSGVLAVLFLVFNEGYLASAPDQEAVRSDLTSEAIRLTRLLRVLLPDDGEVTGLLALMLLTEARRPARVSASGELVTLDEQDRGAWDAGLIAEGQALVRERLVAVSSGRARPGRYQILAAINAVHTSARDIRDTDWSQIVALYDQLAAIDPSPIVVLNRSVALAELDGPEVALAVVEGLELDQYHAYHATRADLLRRLGRSAAAHAAYERAIELAGNTAEIAYLTRRRDQLGRPR; encoded by the coding sequence ATGACACTCATCGCCGACGCGATCACCCGGGTCTACCGTGAGGAGTGGGCCCGGGTGGTCGCCGGGCTGGCCAGGCGTCTTGGCGACTTGGATCTCGCCGAAGAGATGGCGGCTGAGGCGTTCGCGGTTGCCGTCGAGCGCTGGCCCGCCGACGGCGTACCGCCCAATCCCGGCGCCTGGATCACCACCACCGCCAACCGGCGCGCCATCGACCGGCTGCGCCGTGAGTCCCGCCGTGACGACAAGCAGCAGGAGGCTCAGATGCTGCTCGACGACAGTCCTCCCGAGCCGGTCGGCGTGATCGAGGACGATCGCCTCCGGCTGATCTTCATCTGCTGCCACCCCGCCCTGGGGGTGGACGCTCGGATCGCTTTGACTCTACGGCTGGTGGGCGGGCTGACCGTGGCCGAGATCGCCCGGGCCTTCCTGGTGCAGGAGGCGACCATGGGGCAGCGGATCACTCGTGCGAAGAGCAAGATCAAAGCTGCCGGGATCCCTTATCGGGTTCCGTCTTCCGAGGATCTCCCAGCCCGCACCTCCGGTGTCCTTGCTGTGCTTTTCCTGGTCTTCAACGAGGGCTACCTTGCCTCGGCACCCGACCAGGAGGCGGTGCGCAGCGACCTCACCAGTGAGGCGATCCGGCTCACTCGACTGCTGCGGGTCTTGCTGCCGGACGATGGTGAGGTGACTGGTCTGCTGGCGCTGATGCTGCTCACCGAGGCCCGTCGGCCGGCGCGTGTCTCGGCGTCGGGTGAGCTGGTCACGCTCGACGAGCAGGACCGCGGTGCTTGGGATGCCGGGCTGATTGCCGAAGGACAGGCGCTGGTCCGAGAGCGGCTGGTTGCTGTCTCCTCCGGTCGCGCTCGCCCGGGGCGCTATCAGATCCTGGCCGCCATCAATGCCGTACACACCTCCGCCCGCGACATCCGCGACACCGACTGGTCTCAGATCGTCGCCCTCTATGACCAGCTGGCGGCGATCGACCCGTCGCCCATCGTGGTGCTCAATCGGTCCGTCGCGCTCGCTGAGCTCGACGGACCGGAGGTGGCGCTGGCGGTGGTCGAGGGACTGGAGCTGGACCAGTATCACGCCTACCACGCCACCCGCGCGGACCTGCTCCGCCGACTCGGTCGCTCAGCTGCTGCCCATGCCGCTTACGAACGGGCCATCGAGCTGGCCGGCAACACCGCCGAGATCGCGTACCTCACGCGGAGACGAGACCAGTTGGGTCGCCCTCGCTGA
- a CDS encoding flavin-containing monooxygenase: MPQTVIIGAGAAGLATAAQLRKHELPFRLLDAGQEIGESWRTRYDSLTLHTVRSLSGLPGMAIPKQYGDWVRRDDLVAYLRAYAAEFELFPEFGVTATGVGRDSRGWRVTTSAGEIDASAVVFASGYSRTPWVPDWPERDLFSGAVMHTSDYREPSPYRGQRVLVVGSGNSAADLVVDLAGVADEVIMSVRTPPTIVRRASFGVPSQLIGISTAKLPTVVLNPLLGLTRRLTVPDLAGHGLPAPRGTSYSQFVRSRTVPILDTGFVDVVRSGGVRIVPAMAGFTDIGARLADGSTVAVDTIIAATGYRPALEPLVGHLDVLDEHGLPRARGGRALPHAPGLHFVGITVELTGLLREIGIEARRVARTISGSS, from the coding sequence ATGCCCCAGACGGTGATCATCGGTGCCGGTGCGGCGGGACTGGCGACGGCTGCTCAGCTTCGGAAGCACGAACTGCCCTTCCGGCTGCTCGACGCCGGGCAGGAGATCGGCGAGTCCTGGCGAACTCGCTACGACAGCCTCACCCTGCACACCGTCCGGTCCTTGTCCGGTTTGCCGGGCATGGCCATCCCGAAGCAGTACGGCGACTGGGTGCGACGGGACGACCTGGTCGCCTACCTGCGGGCCTATGCAGCCGAGTTCGAACTGTTCCCCGAGTTCGGCGTCACGGCGACGGGGGTCGGGCGTGACTCGCGGGGCTGGCGGGTGACGACCTCCGCCGGTGAGATCGACGCTTCGGCGGTCGTGTTCGCGAGCGGCTACAGCCGCACCCCGTGGGTTCCCGACTGGCCGGAGCGCGACCTGTTCTCCGGAGCCGTCATGCATACCTCGGACTATCGCGAGCCGTCGCCCTACCGCGGGCAGCGCGTCCTGGTGGTCGGTTCGGGCAATTCCGCCGCCGATCTGGTCGTCGATCTTGCCGGCGTGGCTGACGAGGTGATCATGTCGGTGCGAACGCCGCCCACCATCGTCCGGCGCGCGTCGTTCGGCGTGCCCAGTCAACTGATCGGCATCAGCACCGCCAAGCTGCCGACGGTGGTGCTGAACCCGTTGCTGGGACTGACGCGCAGGCTCACCGTGCCGGACCTAGCGGGCCACGGGCTTCCCGCCCCGCGCGGCACAAGCTACAGCCAGTTCGTCCGCTCGCGGACCGTGCCGATCCTCGACACCGGATTCGTCGATGTCGTCCGCTCCGGCGGCGTCCGGATCGTCCCCGCCATGGCGGGATTCACCGATATCGGCGCCCGACTGGCCGACGGCAGCACGGTGGCGGTCGACACGATCATCGCTGCCACTGGATATCGGCCGGCACTGGAACCGCTGGTCGGCCACCTCGATGTCTTGGACGAACACGGTCTGCCACGGGCACGCGGCGGGCGGGCACTCCCCCATGCGCCGGGGTTGCACTTCGTCGGGATCACCGTCGAGCTGACCGGGCTGCTCCGCGAGATCGGAATCGAAGCACGCCGCGTCGCCCGCACCATCTCCGGTTCCAGCTAA
- a CDS encoding DNA-3-methyladenine glycosylase family protein, producing MVMLRLPVVEPFDWPLTLRMIGAHAVPGGERLDPESHTYTRVLNGTFGPLVVTIRAYPGHLSVWLDGGLVPVTDDDTVAVTAQVRHWLDLDLDPMDAITRFAADPILGPLVHMRPGLRRIRYPASFEAVVTTVLGQQVSLAAARTFAGRFVAAYGPAAPQELNAFPGPERLSDAPVAQLQSAVGITGARARTVRAVAELFAATGDWPVPLPEAEWDDRAAQLLAVPGIGPWTVNYLRMRLFGDPDAIPIGDLVLRRALGLAKDRDVPAAMESWRPERAYATFQLWSSQSW from the coding sequence ATGGTGATGCTCCGGCTGCCCGTCGTGGAGCCGTTCGACTGGCCGTTGACGCTGCGAATGATCGGGGCGCATGCGGTGCCTGGCGGTGAACGGCTGGATCCGGAGTCCCATACCTACACTCGGGTGCTGAACGGCACCTTCGGACCACTGGTGGTGACCATCCGGGCCTATCCCGGCCACCTGTCGGTCTGGCTCGACGGGGGTCTGGTCCCGGTCACAGATGACGACACAGTGGCGGTGACCGCCCAGGTCAGGCACTGGCTGGACCTCGATCTCGATCCCATGGACGCCATCACCAGATTCGCCGCCGACCCGATACTGGGTCCGCTCGTCCACATGCGGCCCGGTCTGCGCCGGATCCGCTACCCAGCCTCCTTCGAGGCAGTGGTGACCACGGTGCTCGGACAACAGGTCTCGCTCGCCGCAGCCCGCACCTTTGCCGGTCGGTTCGTGGCCGCGTACGGTCCTGCCGCTCCTCAGGAACTGAACGCCTTCCCGGGGCCGGAGCGGCTGTCCGATGCACCGGTCGCGCAGTTGCAGAGTGCCGTCGGGATCACCGGCGCCCGGGCACGCACCGTACGGGCCGTTGCGGAACTGTTCGCCGCGACCGGCGACTGGCCGGTTCCGCTGCCGGAGGCGGAATGGGACGACCGTGCCGCCCAGCTGCTCGCGGTGCCGGGCATCGGCCCATGGACGGTCAACTACCTGCGAATGCGCCTGTTCGGCGATCCGGATGCGATACCGATCGGCGACCTGGTGCTCCGCCGAGCGCTCGGCCTGGCCAAGGATCGTGATGTCCCGGCAGCGATGGAGTCCTGGCGTCCCGAGCGCGCGTACGCCACTTTCCAACTCTGGTCGTCCCAGAGCTGGTGA